A genomic window from Salvelinus namaycush isolate Seneca chromosome 5, SaNama_1.0, whole genome shotgun sequence includes:
- the LOC120047626 gene encoding protein S100-A1 produces the protein MGSKLESAMEGLIRVFHSYSSKEGDKYKLSKVELKNLLQGELSDFLAASKDPMVVEKIMSDLDENKDGEVDFQEFVILVAALTVACNEFFVESLNE, from the exons ATGGGTTCCAAACTCGAGAGTGCAATGGAGGGGCTAATTCGAGTGTTCCACTCATACTCCTCAAAAGAAGGGGACAAGTACAAGCTGAGCAAAGTTGAGCTGAAGAATCTGTTGCAGGGCGAACTGAGTGACTTCCTGGCG GCAAGTAAGGACCCTATGGTAGTAGAGAAGATCATGAGTGATCTGGATGAAAACAAAGATGGCGAAGTGGACTTTCAGGAGTTTGTCATCTTGGTTGCTGCGCTGACCGTGGCCTGTAACGAGTTCTTTGTAGAGAGCCTGAATGAATGA
- the LOC120048414 gene encoding toll-like receptor 2 type-2 has translation MYTHTMILLGFVWFSPPLLVILASPTPASNDKRGPCQVYNSGRSANCLGQRLDHVPWKHLPSTLERIDLSYNELHAIRVNYFSRLPHLRVLELQFNNISVIEDRAFHNNPLLEHLNIFNNSLEEIPANALRDLFNLRELLMSNNLYTQATLSADVFSRLTHLKALSMGGPLVKGLRKGDFQALRNIQLQDFAIKTSSNISYYEPGSLKVIQTGRMGFDMAIDQKPNFLPLILRDLANKTFSLIQFRNLFEFMYYLGDEDIFRGLQDIKVDSLIFHRGKFNEKLMRMALFNLQVTPLKRLTLQYIDFARSPNFVDNGLGSSIKDLALSRLNLWHISNPDILRFDWRFTWFNKVRLLSIQNVNFKSVPCDAWLNMEGMEVLDISNNRLQDNILFNQRCDYRGNMPALRSFNVSTNQLTSLQDLASLTREFKQLKVMDVSHNMLGSAEKSHNCNWMQNITHVIAHHNRFESGALQCLPTTVQFLDLSYCDLDQLDMAYFQQTISLKELLLNGNKIKFIPSGWRSRSLQSLALDGNSFGLISMGSFQDMPQLSRLTAGNNPFHCTCDLHAFIQDTISKGKVNITDWPENYKCYHPEALLNTAVANFFPGHVACDIRLVIIICVATTAAVVLVLMLICYIFNVPWYTKATYQILRAKYRAHQEGTSGKSQIYAYHAFISYSHPDADWVRDQLLPCLENSKPPYRLCIHERDFMPGKWIIDNIIENMESSEKVIFVLSHHFVNSDWCNYELYFAQQRAIGKTFSDVILVVKEPIDPESLPSKYCKLKKMLNTKTYLEWPQQAKQQTFFWAQLRSCLGKPTVTREQALSGRSSSVSSVGAVPVIELPLEDGKPAIAMPNLDREAELHKVVPQEIKNLSARSAEFYGQRPIPVAVA, from the exons ATGTACACGCACACAATGATTCTACTGGGTTTTGTGTGGTTTAGTCCGCCACTTCTTGTGATCCTTGCCTCACCAACCCCTGCTTCGAATGATAAGAGAGGCCCCTGTCAAGTCTACAACTCTGGTCGCTCTGCAAACTGCCTTGGTCAGCGACTGGATCATGTTCCATGGAAGCACCTCCCTTCCACGCTTGAAAGGATAGATCTCTCCTACAATGAACTTCATGCCATTCGTGTTAATTACTTTTCTCGCCTACCTCATCTTCGTGTCCTCGAGCTGCAGTTCAACAACATCTCTGTGATTGAGGACCGTGCCTTCCACAACAACCCCCTCCTGGAGCATCTTAACATCTTTAACAACTCCCTAGAGGAAATCCCTGCCAACGCCTTGCGGGACCTCTTTAATCTAAGGGAACTCCTTATGTCGAATAACCTTTACACCCAGGCCACATTGTCAGCTGACGTTTTCTCCAGATTGACCCACCTCAAGGCCCTGTCCATGGGCGGCCCCTTGGTCAAGGGTCTAAGGAAAGGGGACTTCCAGGCATTGAGGAACATTCAGTTGCAGGACTTTGCTATTAAAACTTCATCAAATATCAGTTACTATGAACCGGGTAGTCTGAAGGTGATCCAGACAGGTAGAATGGGTTTTGACATGGCCATAGATCAGAAGCCGAATTTCCTACCTTTGATTCTACGAGACTTGGCCAACAAGACTTTCAGTCTCATCCAATTCAGGAACCTCTTTGAGTTCATGTATTACTTGGGAGATGAGGATATTTTCAGAGGCTTGCAAGACATCAAAGTAGATTCGCTCATCTTTCACCGTGGAAAATTCAATGAGAAGCTTATGAGGATGGCTCTGTTTAATCTACAGGTCACCCCCCTTAAACGTCTGACACTTCAATACATTGACTTTGCTCGCTCGCCCAACTTTGTGGATAATGGCTTGGGCTCCAGTATCAAAGACCTTGCTCTGAGTAGACTAAATCTGTG GCACATCAGCAATCCAGATATTTTGCGATTCGACTGGCGCTTCACATGGTTCAACAAAGTCCGACTGCTGTCCATTCAGAATGTCAACTTCAAATCTGTGCCTTGCGATGCCTGGCTTAATATGGAAGGCATGGAGGTTTTGGACATATCAAACAACCGCCTGCAGGACAACATCCTCTTCAACCAGAGATGTGACTACAGGGGCAACATGCCGGCTCTTCGTTCCTTCAATGTCAGCACCAACCAACTGACCAGCCTTCAGGACTTAGCCTCCCTGACCAGGGAGTTCAAACAGTTGAAGGTCATGGATGTTAGCCACAACATGCTGGGCTCTGCTGAGAAGAGTCACAACTGTAACTGGATGCAGAACATCACCCATGTGATCGCTCACCACAACCGATTCGAAAGTGGTGCCCTCCAGTGTCTGCCCACCACAGTACAATTCCTGGACCTCTCGTACTGTGACCTGGACCAGCTGGACATGGCCTACTTCCAACAAACCATCAGCCTCAAGGAGCTCCTGCTCAATGGGAACAAGATCAAGTTCATCCCCTCTGGGTGGAGAAGTCGCTCCTTGCAGTCACTGGCTCTGGATGGGAACTCCTTTGGGCTCATCAGCATGGGCTCCTTCCAGGACATGCCCCAGCTTTCTCGACTGACAGCAGGGAACAACCCATTCCACTGCACCTGCGACCTCCACGCCTTCATCCAGGACACAATTTCCAAGGGGAAGGTCAACATCACTGACTGGCCAGAGAACTACAAGTGTTACCATCCAGAGGCCCTGCTCAATACCGCTGTGGCAAATTTCTTCCCGGGTCATGTGGCCTGCGATATCAGACTGGTCATCATCATCTGTGtggctactactgctgctgtggtTTTAGTGTTGATGCTTATATGCTACATATTCAATGTTCCCTGGTACACCAAAGCCACATATCAGATCCTCAGAGCCAAATACAGGGCTCATCAGGAAGGAACATCTGGAAAATCACAGATCTATGCTTACCATGCATTCATCTCCTACAGCCACCCAGATGcagactgggtcagggaccaGTTGTTGCCCTGCTTGGAGAACAGCAAGCCCCCCTACCGACTCTGTATCCATGAGAGAGACTTCATGCCAGGAAAATGGATCATCGACAACATcattgaaaatatggagagcaGCGAAAAG GTCATATTTGTGTTGTCACACCACTTTGTGAACAGCGATTGGTGCAACTACGAGCTCTACTTTGCTCAGCAAAGAGCCATCGGCAAGACCTTCAGCGATGTTATTCTGGTGGTTAAAGAGCCCATCGACCCTGAATCTCTGCCCAGCAAGTATTGTAAGCTCAAGAAGATGCTGAACACCAAAACGTACCTAGAGTGGCCCCAGCAAGCCAAGCAGCAGACCTTCTTCTGGGCTCAACTTAGGAGCTGCCTGGGCAAGCCCACAGTGACTAGAGAGCAGGCTCTTAGTGGTAGGAGCAGCAGTGTATCCTCAGTGGGCGCTGTGCCTGTGATAGAGCTTCCTCTAGAGGATGGGAAGCCAGCGATAGCTATGCCAAATTTAGACAGAGAAGCAGAGCTCCACAAAGTAGTTCCTCAGGAGATCAAAAATCTTTCAGCGAGAAGTGCAGAGTTTTATGGGCAAAGACCGATCCCTGTAGCCGTGGCATGA